One Flavobacterium sp. 90 DNA segment encodes these proteins:
- a CDS encoding CusA/CzcA family heavy metal efflux RND transporter gives MNKFIRNIIAFSLKNKAFTFFWVGILAVAGFISFKNMPIDAFPDVTNTQIIIITQWNGKSAEEVERFVTSPIEISMNSVQKKTSVRSITMFGLSVIKIIFDDGVDDTFARQQVNNLLKNVSLPDDVEPDVQPPYGPTGEIFRYIVKSDSRDSRELLTYQNWIIDKQLRSVPGVADLNVFGGQVKTYEVGVDPIKLAKYNITPLQVYNAVNAGNLNVGGDVIEKNGQAFVVRGVGLLKSIPDIENIIVDDAHGNPILVKNVASVYESSMPRVGQTGIGKNDDAVEGIVVMRKGENAQETLALIKDKIKDLNENVLPKDIKIETFYDRDNLMNFTTETVMHNLFEGIILVTCVVFLFMADWRTTFTVSIVIPLSLLFAFLCLKMMGMSANLLSLGAVDFGIIIDGAVVMVEGLFVVLDHRAHQLGMAKYNKIAKGSLIKKTGTEMGKAIFFSKLIIITALLPIFSFQKVEGKMFSPLAYTLGFALMGALLFTLTLVPVLSHILLNKNVKEKNNPFVNFWDRIVGKGFAWTFKHKVKTLIASVSLLAVVFFSATFLGTEFLPQLNEGALWVTAELPMSTSLPESVQTASMIRKDLESFPEVKNVLSQTGRSNDGTDPNGFGFIQLQVDLKPKSEWKRKINMDELINEMDQKLKVHQGITYNYSQPVIDNVAESVAGFKASNAVKIYGDDLDKLDELSNEVLAKIKDIPGIKDAGILRNVGQPEISVVLDREKMAAYGVTLSDAQAVLELAFGGKTATQKYEDEKKFDVRVRFLKEYRKDEFDLAELKVPTISGVKIPLKEICDIKTVTGPAFIYRDNTKRFIGVKFSVRDRDLGSTIAEAQKKVSELKMPTGYTTGWTGEFENQVRASARLAQVVPISLIGIFVLLFILFGNIKDSLLVLANVPFAVIGGIIALHITGMNFGISAGVGFIALLGICIQNGVILISEFHHNLKAKFTLEESIFMGVKARTRAVVMTALMASIGLMPAAISTGIGSESQKPLAIVIIGGLVTATILTLLVFPILFWVFNRKKHIKIE, from the coding sequence ATGAACAAATTCATACGAAATATTATTGCTTTTTCACTTAAGAACAAAGCATTTACATTTTTTTGGGTGGGAATATTGGCTGTTGCCGGATTTATTTCTTTCAAAAACATGCCTATTGACGCTTTTCCGGATGTAACCAACACACAAATCATCATCATTACGCAATGGAATGGTAAAAGTGCTGAAGAAGTCGAGCGTTTTGTTACCTCACCTATTGAAATCTCAATGAATTCGGTACAAAAAAAGACCAGTGTTCGTAGTATAACTATGTTTGGTTTATCTGTAATCAAGATTATTTTTGATGATGGTGTCGATGATACTTTTGCGCGTCAGCAGGTAAATAATTTATTAAAAAACGTTTCCCTTCCGGATGATGTTGAACCGGATGTTCAGCCGCCTTATGGACCAACGGGAGAAATCTTTAGATATATTGTAAAAAGTGATAGCAGAGACAGTCGAGAGTTATTAACGTATCAAAACTGGATTATCGACAAACAATTGCGTTCAGTTCCCGGTGTTGCCGATTTGAATGTTTTTGGAGGTCAGGTTAAAACTTATGAAGTTGGTGTTGATCCTATAAAACTGGCTAAATATAATATTACGCCGTTACAAGTTTACAATGCGGTAAATGCCGGAAACTTAAATGTTGGTGGAGATGTAATCGAAAAAAATGGACAAGCATTCGTGGTTCGTGGTGTCGGACTTTTGAAATCAATTCCGGATATCGAAAATATAATTGTTGATGATGCACACGGAAATCCAATTCTGGTAAAAAATGTTGCTTCAGTTTATGAAAGTTCAATGCCAAGAGTTGGTCAAACCGGAATAGGCAAAAATGATGATGCTGTCGAAGGAATCGTTGTAATGCGAAAAGGCGAAAATGCTCAGGAAACACTTGCTTTAATTAAAGATAAAATAAAGGATTTAAATGAAAACGTACTTCCAAAAGACATAAAAATTGAAACTTTCTACGATCGTGATAATCTAATGAATTTCACGACCGAAACGGTAATGCATAATTTATTCGAAGGAATTATTCTGGTTACTTGTGTCGTATTCCTTTTCATGGCCGATTGGAGAACAACATTCACCGTTTCTATCGTTATTCCGTTATCGTTATTATTTGCATTTTTATGTTTGAAAATGATGGGAATGAGCGCAAATCTGCTCAGTTTAGGTGCTGTCGATTTTGGGATTATCATTGATGGAGCCGTCGTAATGGTTGAAGGTTTGTTTGTTGTACTCGATCATCGAGCGCATCAGCTTGGAATGGCAAAATATAATAAAATCGCAAAAGGTAGTCTGATTAAGAAAACCGGAACTGAAATGGGTAAAGCCATCTTCTTTTCTAAACTTATAATTATTACGGCGTTATTACCAATATTCTCCTTCCAGAAAGTAGAAGGAAAAATGTTCTCGCCTCTTGCCTACACTTTAGGTTTTGCCTTAATGGGAGCTTTACTTTTTACTTTAACATTAGTTCCAGTTCTGTCACATATTCTTCTAAATAAAAATGTAAAAGAGAAAAATAATCCTTTTGTTAATTTTTGGGACAGAATAGTTGGTAAAGGTTTTGCGTGGACTTTTAAACATAAAGTAAAAACACTTATTGCTTCTGTATCTTTACTGGCAGTGGTTTTCTTCTCGGCAACTTTTCTGGGAACTGAGTTTTTACCACAATTAAATGAAGGTGCATTATGGGTAACTGCCGAATTACCAATGAGCACTTCATTACCTGAAAGTGTACAAACCGCGTCAATGATTAGGAAAGATCTTGAAAGTTTTCCCGAAGTAAAAAATGTTTTATCTCAAACCGGAAGAAGTAATGACGGAACAGATCCAAATGGTTTTGGTTTTATTCAGCTTCAGGTAGATTTAAAACCTAAATCAGAATGGAAACGAAAAATTAATATGGACGAATTGATCAATGAAATGGATCAAAAACTTAAAGTTCATCAGGGAATTACTTATAATTATTCGCAACCGGTTATTGATAACGTTGCTGAATCTGTGGCTGGTTTTAAAGCTTCGAATGCAGTAAAAATATATGGAGATGATCTTGATAAACTAGATGAATTATCGAATGAAGTTTTGGCAAAAATCAAAGATATTCCTGGAATAAAAGATGCCGGAATTCTTAGAAATGTTGGTCAGCCAGAAATCAGTGTGGTTTTGGACAGAGAAAAAATGGCTGCTTACGGAGTTACTTTAAGTGATGCTCAAGCAGTTCTGGAATTGGCTTTTGGAGGAAAAACAGCCACTCAGAAATATGAAGATGAGAAAAAATTTGATGTGCGAGTTCGTTTCTTAAAAGAATACCGTAAAGACGAATTCGATCTCGCCGAATTAAAAGTTCCGACAATAAGTGGTGTTAAAATTCCGCTTAAAGAAATTTGTGATATTAAAACTGTTACTGGTCCTGCTTTTATTTACAGAGATAATACAAAACGTTTTATTGGTGTAAAATTCTCTGTTCGTGATCGAGATTTAGGAAGTACTATTGCCGAAGCTCAGAAAAAAGTATCGGAATTAAAAATGCCTACAGGTTACACAACTGGTTGGACAGGAGAATTTGAAAATCAGGTTCGTGCCAGTGCTCGTTTAGCGCAAGTGGTTCCGATAAGTTTAATCGGGATATTTGTTCTGTTGTTTATTTTATTCGGAAATATTAAAGATTCTCTGTTAGTTCTTGCCAATGTTCCTTTTGCTGTAATTGGAGGAATCATCGCTTTGCATATTACAGGAATGAATTTTGGAATCTCGGCAGGTGTTGGATTTATCGCCTTACTTGGAATTTGTATTCAAAACGGAGTTATTCTAATATCTGAATTCCATCATAATCTCAAAGCAAAATTCACACTCGAAGAATCCATTTTTATGGGTGTAAAAGCAAGAACAAGAGCTGTAGTAATGACTGCATTGATGGCTTCTATAGGTTTAATGCCGGCGGCGATCTCTACAGGAATCGGTTCTGAATCACAAAAACCATTAGCAATTGTTATTATAGGTGGTTTAGTTACAGCAACGATTCTGACGCTATTAGTATTCCCAATTCTGTTTTGGGTATTCAATCGTAAAAAACATATCAAAATTGAGTAA
- a CDS encoding DUF2238 domain-containing protein: MKYIYSLLAIFTISLVASVINPKEGFTCFLEIIPAIIGFLILAFTFKKFRFTNFTYTLILIHCIILFIGGHYTYAEVPFFDYIKEIFHQSRNNYDKVGHFAQGLVPAMIVRELFIRKEVINNKSFFNFIIVSICLAISAAYEFIEWFVSLATGEGGDAFLGTQGYVWDTQSDMLFATIGAIVGLILFSKIQDKQIQKSNF, translated from the coding sequence ATGAAATACATCTATTCTCTACTCGCCATTTTTACAATTTCTTTAGTAGCTTCTGTTATAAATCCGAAAGAAGGATTTACTTGTTTTCTCGAAATTATTCCTGCAATTATTGGTTTCTTAATTTTGGCTTTTACCTTCAAGAAATTCCGCTTTACAAATTTTACGTACACTTTGATATTAATACATTGTATTATTCTCTTCATCGGTGGACATTATACGTATGCCGAAGTTCCTTTTTTTGATTATATAAAGGAGATTTTTCATCAAAGCAGAAACAATTATGATAAAGTGGGGCATTTTGCACAAGGATTAGTTCCTGCTATGATTGTCAGAGAACTTTTTATTCGCAAAGAAGTAATTAATAATAAAAGTTTCTTCAACTTTATTATAGTTTCTATTTGTTTGGCTATTAGTGCTGCGTACGAATTTATAGAATGGTTTGTTTCGCTCGCAACTGGCGAAGGCGGTGATGCATTTTTAGGAACTCAGGGATATGTTTGGGATACACAATCTGATATGTTGTTTGCTACGATTGGAGCAATTGTTGGGCTTATTTTATTCTCTAAAATTCAGGATAAACAAATTCAGAAAAGCAATTTTTAA
- a CDS encoding carbohydrate porin: MEKSVSILSFATLFFSTLSFSQETDSIRKYSLKFQMTSIYQYHPGFSANYSGTNSMNPKEESALSLTSTLYLDVPLWKGATATFNPEMSGGEGLSQARGLGGFPNGETFRIGDTKPVVYVARMLLEQKFKLGHNKSLQLVFGKFGLSDYFDSSEYSHDPRTQFLNWSLMTYGAWDYAANTRGYTDGLYANYQFDTWQIRASLSALPTYANGPNVEFSFKDSNAINVEIEKKIVFKNNDSGNIKLLGFRNVAEMGNYDEANSNFTTIPDIKSTRQNGRTKYGVGLNMDYTHGDNWGLFSRISYNDGKNETWAFTEIDRSAQLGISLKGKMWNRPDDFGGIAIVANGLSNPHEEYQKLGGNGFMIGDGTLNYGIEQIAEVYYSFLVPNTHIWLSPDYQFAMNPAYNKDRGPVSFFAIRFHTEF, from the coding sequence ATGGAAAAGTCTGTAAGCATATTGAGTTTTGCAACGTTATTTTTCTCAACGTTATCATTTTCACAAGAAACAGATTCGATACGAAAATATAGTCTGAAATTTCAAATGACTTCTATTTATCAATATCATCCGGGTTTTAGCGCCAATTATTCCGGAACTAATAGTATGAATCCCAAAGAAGAAAGTGCTTTATCATTAACTTCTACTTTATATCTTGATGTTCCGCTTTGGAAAGGTGCAACTGCAACTTTTAATCCCGAAATGTCAGGTGGCGAAGGTTTGTCGCAAGCCAGAGGTTTAGGAGGTTTTCCTAACGGAGAAACTTTTAGAATTGGAGATACTAAACCTGTAGTTTATGTTGCAAGAATGCTTTTGGAGCAAAAATTCAAGCTTGGTCATAATAAATCGTTACAATTGGTTTTCGGAAAATTTGGATTATCTGATTATTTCGATAGTAGTGAATACTCACATGATCCCAGGACGCAATTTCTAAACTGGTCTTTAATGACTTACGGAGCTTGGGATTATGCAGCAAATACTCGAGGATATACAGATGGATTATATGCTAATTATCAATTTGATACGTGGCAAATAAGAGCTTCATTAAGTGCGTTACCAACTTATGCTAATGGTCCAAATGTCGAGTTTAGTTTTAAAGATTCGAATGCTATAAACGTAGAAATTGAAAAGAAAATAGTTTTCAAAAATAATGATTCCGGTAATATTAAATTATTAGGATTTAGAAATGTAGCCGAAATGGGAAATTATGATGAAGCAAATTCAAATTTCACAACAATTCCGGACATAAAAAGTACAAGACAAAACGGACGTACTAAATATGGGGTTGGCTTGAATATGGATTACACACATGGTGACAATTGGGGGCTTTTTTCAAGAATTAGTTATAATGATGGTAAAAATGAAACCTGGGCTTTTACCGAAATTGACCGATCTGCGCAATTAGGGATTAGTTTAAAAGGTAAAATGTGGAACCGTCCGGACGATTTTGGAGGTATTGCAATTGTCGCAAATGGATTATCGAATCCGCATGAAGAATATCAAAAACTTGGAGGAAATGGTTTTATGATTGGTGACGGAACTTTGAATTATGGAATCGAACAAATCGCCGAAGTATATTATTCTTTTTTAGTTCCTAACACACATATTTGGCTTTCGCCCGATTATCAATTTGCCATGAATCCTGCTTATAATAAAGACAGAGGTCCTGTTAGTTTTTTTGCAATACGTTTTCATACTGAATTCTGA
- a CDS encoding ankyrin repeat domain-containing protein yields MKKSIIILGIALAISTNVSEASNLKLSAKNQINSFAYVASPLHYAVCDGDIESVKKCIKYGADVNKLSRDMSPLMLAARFNKFEIIKILLASGANPAKENEKGFIALNYAEYSKANESIAILKNLK; encoded by the coding sequence ATGAAAAAATCAATCATTATTTTGGGTATAGCTCTGGCTATATCAACAAATGTATCAGAAGCTTCTAATTTGAAGTTATCTGCAAAAAATCAAATTAATTCTTTTGCTTATGTAGCATCACCATTGCATTACGCAGTATGTGACGGAGATATTGAAAGCGTTAAAAAATGTATTAAATACGGAGCCGATGTAAATAAGCTGTCCAGAGACATGTCGCCTTTAATGCTGGCAGCACGTTTTAATAAATTTGAGATCATTAAAATTCTGCTTGCAAGCGGAGCTAATCCTGCCAAAGAGAATGAAAAAGGTTTTATAGCATTAAATTACGCAGAGTACTCAAAAGCAAATGAATCTATTGCTATTTTGAAAAATCTAAAATAA
- a CDS encoding ankyrin repeat domain-containing protein, whose product MKKSVIILGVALIAFANVSMASNHTTPSVKNGVEFRTYYVSPLNVAVSKGDLEIVKKFIEYGADVNQFSDDMSPLMVAARYNKVEILKVLIASGARTSDKNEKGYTALKYAQLSNATDAIAFLKDLK is encoded by the coding sequence ATGAAAAAATCAGTAATTATTTTAGGAGTAGCTTTAATAGCATTTGCAAATGTTTCAATGGCTTCAAATCACACAACACCATCTGTAAAAAACGGAGTTGAATTTAGAACTTATTATGTATCTCCATTAAACGTTGCGGTTAGCAAAGGAGATCTTGAAATCGTGAAAAAATTTATCGAATATGGTGCTGATGTAAATCAGTTCTCAGATGATATGTCTCCATTAATGGTGGCTGCACGATACAATAAAGTAGAAATTTTAAAAGTACTAATAGCAAGTGGCGCTCGTACAAGCGACAAAAACGAGAAAGGATATACTGCATTAAAATATGCACAATTATCTAATGCAACAGATGCAATTGCATTTTTAAAAGATTTAAAATAA
- a CDS encoding SRPBCC family protein: MIIIKRILVVLILIVLIVLIAAYFMPKDYAIQREIVIDKPADSVFKYVKYLKNQNQFSVWANIDPKMKVTYSGTDGTVGSISSWESKVKEVGVGEQEITKITEGKRIDFALRFKEPMNDTAVGFMSTDAVAANQTKVKWGINGVFPYPMNVMMPLMNMDKMIGKDLDKGLENLKEKMEK; this comes from the coding sequence ATGATAATTATTAAAAGAATTTTGGTAGTGTTGATTTTAATTGTATTGATCGTTTTAATTGCGGCTTATTTTATGCCAAAAGATTATGCGATACAAAGAGAGATTGTAATCGACAAACCTGCCGATAGTGTTTTTAAATATGTGAAATATTTAAAAAACCAAAATCAGTTTAGCGTTTGGGCCAATATTGATCCAAAAATGAAAGTAACTTACTCAGGAACAGATGGAACTGTCGGTTCTATATCTTCTTGGGAAAGTAAAGTAAAAGAAGTTGGTGTTGGCGAACAGGAAATCACAAAAATTACTGAAGGAAAACGTATAGACTTTGCTTTACGCTTCAAAGAACCAATGAATGATACTGCGGTAGGTTTTATGTCTACAGATGCAGTTGCCGCAAATCAAACCAAAGTTAAATGGGGAATCAACGGCGTTTTTCCTTATCCGATGAATGTAATGATGCCATTGATGAATATGGACAAGATGATTGGAAAAGATCTGGATAAAGGTCTTGAAAATTTAAAAGAAAAAATGGAGAAGTAA